One segment of Natronosalvus halobius DNA contains the following:
- a CDS encoding CopG family transcriptional regulator translates to MAKDTVRYPDDVVEAIDNLVDDGMFESKSEFYRFSAEYVLTLINPDHEVETFNFDEIKSELNIDRPARTEEVGADGGTFFLDALITVRKYGLRGNYEDAEDFIDRHYEPTDQECLVLEEVLGTYRERST, encoded by the coding sequence ATGGCAAAAGATACCGTCAGATATCCCGACGACGTCGTCGAAGCCATCGACAACCTCGTCGACGACGGTATGTTCGAGAGTAAATCGGAGTTCTACCGGTTCTCCGCGGAGTACGTGCTGACCCTGATCAACCCAGACCACGAGGTCGAGACGTTCAACTTCGACGAGATCAAGAGCGAGTTGAACATCGACCGACCGGCTCGAACCGAGGAGGTGGGCGCAGACGGCGGGACGTTCTTCCTGGACGCGCTCATCACCGTCCGAAAGTACGGGCTTCGCGGGAACTACGAAGACGCCGAGGACTTCATCGACAGGCACTACGAACCGACCGACCAGGAGTGTCTGGTTCTCGAGGAGGTGCTCGGCACCTACCGGGAACGGTCGACCTGA
- a CDS encoding DUF5816 domain-containing protein codes for MQAVATDDGDTVYVETTDGDRGSKGPFLVAYESRERRRRYGWFCSNCESIDNAMDPMGRILCNRCGNLRKPTEWDAAHE; via the coding sequence ATGCAAGCGGTGGCTACCGACGATGGAGACACGGTCTACGTCGAGACGACCGACGGCGACCGCGGATCCAAGGGACCGTTCCTAGTCGCCTACGAGAGCCGCGAGCGGAGGCGTCGCTACGGCTGGTTCTGTTCGAATTGCGAATCGATCGACAACGCGATGGATCCGATGGGGCGCATCCTGTGTAACCGGTGTGGCAACCTCCGAAAACCGACCGAGTGGGACGCCGCCCACGAGTAA
- a CDS encoding DUF7116 family protein gives MRLVEQARSIFAELGYTVEGNGPDFRAERAWKVVHVNAVSDVEQLPRCSGQFHCFVTEPGDVDDLEVRLESLDTGYEWAIIAADGEDYQVERAPPGPKVTV, from the coding sequence ATGCGACTCGTCGAGCAGGCCAGGTCGATCTTCGCAGAACTCGGCTACACGGTCGAGGGCAACGGACCGGATTTCCGCGCAGAACGGGCGTGGAAAGTCGTTCACGTCAACGCCGTCTCCGACGTCGAACAGCTTCCACGATGCTCGGGACAATTTCACTGTTTCGTCACCGAACCCGGTGACGTAGACGACCTCGAGGTTCGACTCGAGAGTCTCGATACGGGCTACGAGTGGGCCATCATCGCCGCCGACGGCGAAGATTATCAGGTCGAACGCGCACCGCCAGGACCGAAAGTAACTGTCTAA
- a CDS encoding pyridoxal-phosphate-dependent aminotransferase family protein has protein sequence MPPASDDSSAPNVGELTPPTRTLMGPGPSDVHPRVLRAMSTPLVGHLDPSFIEIMNDVQELLRYAFRTDNQWTIPVSGTGSASMEAAIGNVVEPGDTMLVPTNGYFGGRMASMARRAGGEVVEVDAPWGEPLDPSAVSDALAEHDPDVFGFVHAETSTGVRQPNVPELTAAAHDHDALVITDTVTSLGGVELRVDDWDIDVAYSGPQKCLSCPPGASPLTLSDEAMEKVLSREEPSRSWYLDLSLLEGYWGDERAYHHTAPITNVYSIREALRLVAEEGIENRWERHRRLAGALKAGAEGMGLEMNPDDEYWLPSLNAVRVPEGIDDGEVCDELLERYDLEIAGGLGDLAGEIFRIGCMGYSACPENVTLLVAALGDVLDDLGANVDPDGGVAACREALR, from the coding sequence ATGCCACCAGCTAGCGACGACTCGAGCGCACCGAATGTCGGCGAACTGACGCCGCCGACGCGAACCCTGATGGGACCGGGGCCGAGCGACGTGCATCCGCGCGTGCTCCGGGCGATGAGTACCCCTCTCGTCGGACACCTCGACCCCTCGTTCATCGAGATCATGAACGATGTGCAGGAATTACTCCGGTACGCCTTCCGGACGGACAACCAGTGGACGATCCCCGTCTCGGGAACCGGCTCGGCCTCGATGGAGGCCGCGATCGGCAACGTCGTCGAGCCGGGAGACACGATGCTCGTTCCGACCAACGGCTACTTCGGCGGGCGCATGGCGTCGATGGCTCGCCGTGCGGGCGGCGAGGTCGTCGAGGTCGACGCGCCGTGGGGCGAACCGCTCGATCCGTCCGCGGTCTCGGACGCGCTCGCGGAACACGACCCCGACGTGTTCGGATTCGTCCACGCGGAAACGAGCACAGGCGTTCGCCAGCCGAACGTCCCCGAACTCACCGCGGCGGCCCACGACCACGACGCACTCGTGATCACCGACACGGTGACCTCGCTCGGCGGCGTCGAACTCCGCGTCGACGACTGGGACATCGACGTGGCCTACTCCGGCCCGCAGAAGTGTCTCTCCTGTCCGCCAGGGGCCAGTCCGCTCACCCTCTCCGACGAGGCGATGGAGAAGGTTCTCTCGCGCGAGGAACCATCCCGGTCGTGGTACCTCGACCTCTCCCTGCTCGAGGGCTACTGGGGCGACGAACGCGCCTATCACCATACGGCCCCGATCACCAACGTCTACTCGATCCGGGAGGCCCTCCGGCTGGTCGCCGAAGAGGGAATCGAGAACCGCTGGGAGCGCCACCGACGACTCGCGGGCGCGCTCAAGGCCGGCGCCGAGGGGATGGGCCTCGAGATGAACCCGGACGACGAGTACTGGCTCCCGAGCCTCAACGCCGTCCGGGTTCCGGAGGGGATCGACGACGGCGAGGTCTGTGACGAACTCCTTGAGCGCTACGACCTCGAGATCGCGGGCGGCCTGGGCGACCTCGCCGGCGAAATATTCCGCATCGGCTGTATGGGCTACTCCGCATGTCCAGAGAACGTCACGCTTCTCGTGGCCGCGCTGGGCGACGTGCTCGACGATCTCGGTGCGAACGTCGATCCGGACGGCGGCGTCGCTGCGTGTCGTGAGGCCCTCCGATAA